The region ATACAAAGACATAGAGGTCGAATACGTAGAATACTCCATCGAAATAGATGAAAAATTCCTGGACAGGGTGGTCGAATATCTCAAAAACCATAGGATAAAAGAAGTAGTAGTGGTAACAACAGTTCAACATATCCATCAGATCCAAAAAATCAAGGAGAAGTTTTCTGAAGATGGTATATCAGTTATTCTGGGAAAAGGCGGTCGAACAGTATATCCGGGACAGATTTTAGGGTGCGATGCGGGTGCTGCTTTCGCAGCACCCGCTCGTACCGTTCTCTACATCGGCGGTGGACGGTTCCATTACCTGGCAATAAGGAGAGGGTTAGACGTGCTCGATAGAAGAGTCATTGCAGCCGACCCGTTCAACAGAACGGTTAAAGATGTGACAGATGAGATCAACAGGTATGTGAAGGCACGTCGCGGGCTCGTTGTAAAGGCATCTGAAGGTAACGTATTCGGCATAATCGTCTCAACAAAACCGGGTCAGTTCAACATCCGGTTGGCCGAAGAGGTCAAAAGAAAACTCGATGAAAAAGAAAAGGACAGTCATATACTTGTGTCCGACACTGTTGACTGGGAAGCACTCCAGGATTACTCGTATATCGACGCTTTCATAAACACTGCATGTCCGCGGATTGCGGACGACTGGAGGTCTGTTAATAAACCGATAATAAACACTGACGAATTAGAATTGTTGTTTCAGTTGATGAAAAGATAAAAAAGACGATATGATTTCCTCCATCCCTTCATTTTTATTCTCCTTTTATTCCTCTTAGTTTTTTCCTTAGGTTATTTTTCTTTGATTATCTTTTCTTTCAGAGGCGTGTTTGTCAGACCTACGGGACCGCTCACGTTTTCTCGTAAGATGTTCAACTGCGATACGAACCTTGTCGGTATATTCCTTCTGGTCACACGCATCAGGAAGGTCTCCGCTCTGGATAGTCCTATCCTGTGCGACATGCTCCTTTAAACCTTCGGAAACAGACGCGTCCGATACCAGTCCGTACTTAAGCATCTTTTTCAGTAGGTAACGTACAAGGTGCGATTCTTTACCGTCCGCACCGGTACCGCGCGCACCCGCCTTTTTTGTAAGTGCATTGACATCAGCGATGAGAAAGGTCAACAATTCTTTAATGCCTATAACGTTGATACCTGCCTCAGATAATTTTTTGGTCTGGTTTGTTGAAGGTTCGTGCCCTATAACCAGATAACGCAGCAACCGCGTCTCTTGAGTGAGTAAACCGTGCAACGGTGAAGCATCGCTTCTCAAGAATGCCTCCGCGGAACTGAACCACCTGTCCAAATCCTTCACAACACTGTCTATGCTCTTTGTGCCGAGATATTCTTTACATTGAACTACGGCAACAGTACCTTTCTTATAACCGAGCACGTCTATATCCGTCCATCCGGAAACACGTTTACCTGTTTTCTCACGCGGAATGAAGAAAAACACGTTGTCCGTCACAAGGTATCCGTTAGCCATGAAATACAGTTTTGCCAACTCCTCAAGATTACTGCTTAACATGATAACAGTATGTACGAACCGATTTATAAATATGACATATCGCAAATATGCGAAGTTTGAGCGAAGCTCAAATTTGGGTGAGAAGTTCCGAAGGAATGAACCGCATATTCGCTGTTAGTCGCCCTGAAGTGACGAGGCTTACGAAGTAAGCCGAAGAGTTTAAGGCGCTGACGATCCTTATTGTTTTCTTAACATAGTTATTGCTACTTTTTTGAATCCAAATGGATTATAAAATTTGAGAAGTTTTCCCTCATCTATTGAATCTGCATGAACCCAAAAATCTGTTTACACTCAATTCACAAGATCTTTACTCCAAAATTTGTATAACAAAAAACCAACAATTTTAGCCACTAGTATAGCTACAAGCACTCTTTTTTAGAAGATAAAATTGCATTTGGACTAATACCTGAATTGCAACTAACACAAATTATGCGAAGATGTTATTTATGCCAAAGATATCATGCGTACGGTTCGTCGTATCGCAAAAGTGCCTTTACAAACTTTTTTAAAGTGTTAGCACTAAAAATTAACACCTTATTATTATGTGTTTCATCAAAACGAGTTTAGTGGGGTTGAGTGAAATGGTAAGGAAAGAGTATGTTGTTGAAGAAGTGCAAAAACTGATGGAAAAGAAGAAAAACATCCGAAACATAGCGATAGTGGCACACGTTGACCATGGAAAGACGACACTCACCGACAGTTTGGTAGCAAGAGCAGGACTGTTATCAAAGGAACTGGCAGGACAGGAAAGAGTCATGGATTTCGATGAACAGGAGCAGGCACGGGGTATCACTATCAAGTCAGCAAACATATCTCTAGGGTTTACGTTCGAAGGCGAAGATTATCTGATCAACCTCATCGACACACCAGGACATGTGGATTTCGGCGGACACGTGACACGGGCGATGAGAGCGGTCGACGGTGTTGTTGTAGTTATCGATGCGGTTGAAGGTATCATGCCGCAAACAGAGACGGTTCTTCGTCAGGCCATGAAAGAGCATGCCAAACCTACAGTATTCGTTAACAAGATAGACCGACTCATCAAAGAGTTGCAACTCACACCTGAAGAAATGCAAAAGAGGCTTACGAAGATCATAGTGGGAGTCAACAAACTGATAGACCAGTACGCTCCAAAACAGTTTAAAGATGATTGGAAGATCAGCGTTGAGAAAGGCAACATAGCGTTCGGGTCGGCATTCCTCAAATGGGCCGTCAGTATAAATTCCATGCAGAGAAACAAGATAACGTTTAAAGACATAATAGAGAACTGTCTGAACGGTCGGGACGACGTTTTGGTTGAAAAATCACCGATCGATGAGGTATTACTCGAGATGGTTATCCGACATCTGCCGGACCCTGTCACTGCTCAGAAATACAGAATCCCTGTCATATGGCACGGTGACCTCGAATCCGAAGAAGGTAAGGCAATGCTCAACTGCGATTCTAACGGTCCGATGGTTGGAGTGGTGTTCGGCGTAGTTGTGGACAAACATGCAGGTGAGGTGGCAGTAGTCAGACTGTTCTCGGGACGTATCAAGAAAGGTGACGAGGTCTACGTTGCTTCAAAGTTCAAGAAGGAGAAGGTGCAGCAGGTAGGTATATACATGGGTAAAGACAGAGTACCGTGCGAAGAAGTTACTGCCGGTAACATCGGCGGTATCGTCGGATTGAAAGATGTGTTTGTCGGTGAAACGATCTCTGCCAAACCGATCGAACCGTTCGAACAGATCAAACATTATTCAGAACCTGTAGTAACAAAATCTATCGAAGCTAAAGACAGTAAGGACCTTGCCAAACTCGTTGAAGTGTTGAGGGCGTTGACTAAGGAAGACCCGACACTGAGAGTTGAAATCAACCAGGAAACAGGGGAACATCTCATCTCCGGTATGGGAGAACTCCATCTCGAGATCATAGAACACAAGATCCAGAAAGAAAAAGGTATACCTATCATAACATCGCCCCCGATCGTTGTGTACAGAGAACGCGTACTCGGTAAGTTCGGTCCCGTCGAAGGTAAGTCGCCGAACAAACATACCAAACTGTACTTTGTGGTCGAACCGTTGGAAGACAGCGTACTGAAAGCCATAGAAGAGGGTAAGATAAGAGAAGGTAAACCGAAAGGTAAGAGTGATGTAGAAGCGTTTGTAGAGGCAGGGTTACCGAGAGATGAGGCGAAGAGAGTTGTAGACGTGTACAACAAGAATATACTGATAGATGATACACACGGCGTCCAGTACCTTAACGAGATCATGGAACTGGTTATACAGGGTTTCAGGGAAGCCATGGATAAAGGTCCGCTTGCTAAAGAGAAGGTGTTCGGTACAAAAGTGCGTCTGGTCGACGGTACCATTCACGAGGACCCTGTC is a window of Candidatus Micrarchaeota archaeon DNA encoding:
- a CDS encoding 2-(3-amino-3-carboxypropyl)histidine synthase, which produces YKDIEVEYVEYSIEIDEKFLDRVVEYLKNHRIKEVVVVTTVQHIHQIQKIKEKFSEDGISVILGKGGRTVYPGQILGCDAGAAFAAPARTVLYIGGGRFHYLAIRRGLDVLDRRVIAADPFNRTVKDVTDEINRYVKARRGLVVKASEGNVFGIIVSTKPGQFNIRLAEEVKRKLDEKEKDSHILVSDTVDWEALQDYSYIDAFINTACPRIADDWRSVNKPIINTDELELLFQLMKR
- a CDS encoding elongation factor EF-2; translated protein: MVRKEYVVEEVQKLMEKKKNIRNIAIVAHVDHGKTTLTDSLVARAGLLSKELAGQERVMDFDEQEQARGITIKSANISLGFTFEGEDYLINLIDTPGHVDFGGHVTRAMRAVDGVVVVIDAVEGIMPQTETVLRQAMKEHAKPTVFVNKIDRLIKELQLTPEEMQKRLTKIIVGVNKLIDQYAPKQFKDDWKISVEKGNIAFGSAFLKWAVSINSMQRNKITFKDIIENCLNGRDDVLVEKSPIDEVLLEMVIRHLPDPVTAQKYRIPVIWHGDLESEEGKAMLNCDSNGPMVGVVFGVVVDKHAGEVAVVRLFSGRIKKGDEVYVASKFKKEKVQQVGIYMGKDRVPCEEVTAGNIGGIVGLKDVFVGETISAKPIEPFEQIKHYSEPVVTKSIEAKDSKDLAKLVEVLRALTKEDPTLRVEINQETGEHLISGMGELHLEIIEHKIQKEKGIPIITSPPIVVYRERVLGKFGPVEGKSPNKHTKLYFVVEPLEDSVLKAIEEGKIREGKPKGKSDVEAFVEAGLPRDEAKRVVDVYNKNILIDDTHGVQYLNEIMELVIQGFREAMDKGPLAKEKVFGTKVRLVDGTIHEDPVHRGPAQIIPATRNPIYAAMLSAGVTLYEPKLRVLIQVPHDYAGAVINMVQGKRGQLESIEQEGEISTIKVKMPVAEMFGFSNELRGVTQGRAIWYQEYLGYEPLPKTLLDKVVRQIRERKGEKPEPPSAKDFMSS